From the genome of Cytobacillus firmus, one region includes:
- a CDS encoding DUF3231 family protein, with protein MYAPGFLLDSALQYTLFIGEIMKYGNEGLKLMIARGWMENPPESEDRKSFYKLDR; from the coding sequence GTGTATGCACCGGGATTCTTATTGGATTCGGCTCTTCAATATACATTATTCATTGGCGAGATTATGAAGTATGGAAACGAAGGACTCAAACTGATGATTGCAAGAGGCTGGATGGAGAATCCGCCGGAATCTGAAGATAGGAAGTCATTCTACAAGTTAGATAGATAA